In Hyla sarda isolate aHylSar1 chromosome 12, aHylSar1.hap1, whole genome shotgun sequence, a genomic segment contains:
- the DHX58 gene encoding ATP-dependent RNA helicase DHX58, whose amino-acid sequence MNLRDYQWEVIGPALEGKNIIIWLPTGTGKTRAAVYVAMRHLEMKRDAKVAMIVNKVHLVHQHYSKEFQPSLGDRFKITPISGDSEEKSFFAQFVKKSDIVICTAQILHNSIISDSEEKHVELTDFTLLIIDECHHTQKDAVYNKLMEIYLEKKIDGQQRLPQILGLTASPGSGGASTFENAVAHILKICSNLDTWKIMSPKTSIKELEAKAKQPCKQYDLVPERHEDPFGDKLKKLMTAIHDYMGDTEYERNFGTQEYEQNVVLMEKSGAEAGDRRKRTCALHLRKYNDALFLHDTVRMQDAYDFLDEFYVMERFLKNSTDETDVFLYRLFNADAGGLLELCRNIKYENPKLTRLEKILKEHFQNSSNSHGIIFTSTRKSTHSLLKWIKSKASLRDLDIKAAVLTGAGFSNQGKHMTQNEQKEVIQKFRQGSLNLLISTSVAEEGLDIPECNIVVRYGLMTNEISMMQARGRARAEDSCYSFLAESGGKESRREMTNEALEDLMNRAIKYVQDMPEGEYVAKIKDLQRESLTERLVKQAKEESKKKFSHEDIRLDCRNCNAAVAFGNDLRVVEVTLHVNINPNFNVYYEEYTEPLDLGKKMENWVPGGSIRCRFCRAHWGLIIIYRGVSLPSISIKNFVLQTPEGPKTCKQWKNVPFSLELFDYNAYNEDDSSDTDDE is encoded by the exons ATGAATTTGAGGGACTACCAATGGGAGGTCATAGGCCCGGCCTTAGAAGGGAAAAACATCATCATCTGGCTTCCAACGGGGACCGGTAAAACCAGGGCTGCTGTGTATGTGGCAATGCGGCACCTAGAGATGAAGCGTGATGCCAAGGTTGCTATGATTGTGAACAAG GTCCACCTGGTCCATCAGCACTACAGCAAGGAGTTCCAGCCAAGTCTAGGAGACAGATTTAAGATTACTCCCATAAGTGGGGACTCAGAAGAGAAGAGCTTTTTTGCTCAATTTGTGAAGAAATCTGACATAGTCATTTGCACTGCTCAAATCCTGCACAATTCCATCATAAGCGACTCTGAGGAAAAACACGTGGAGCTGACAG ATTTTACATTACTGATCATAGACGAGTGTCACCACACACAGAAAGATGCCGTGTATAACAAGCTGATGGAGATATACCTCGAGAAAAAGATCGATGGACAACAAAGGCTACCACAAATTCTGGGGCTGACGGCTTCCCCGGGGTCGGGTGGGGCCAGCACCTTCGAGAACGCCGTAGCCCACATTTTAAAG ATCTGTTCAAATCTTGACACATGGAAGATAATGTCACCGAAGACTTCAATCAAGGAGCTCGAAGCCAAGGCGAAGCAGCCCTGCAAACAGTACGACTTGGTCCCCGAAAGGCACGAG GATCCTTTTGGAGATAAGCTGAAGAAGCTCATGACCGCTATACATGACTATATGGGCGACACTGAATACGAAAGAAATTTTGGCACCCAGGAGTACGAACAGAATGTAGTATTGATGGAAAAAAGTG GGGCTGAGGCCGGCGACAGGAGGAAGAGAACTTGTGCACTGCACCTCCGTAAATATAATGACGCGCTCTTCCTCCATGACACCGTAAGAATGCAGGACGCTTACGACTTTCTGGACGAATTCTACGTTATGGAAAGGTTCTTAAAGAATTCAACAGACGAGACAGACGTCTTCCTCTACAGGTTATTTAATG CGGATGCCGGTGGACTTTTAGAATTGTGCAGAAACATCAAGTATGAGAACCCCAAGTTGACGAGGCTGGAAAAGATTTTGAAGGAACATTTCCAGAACTCCTCCAACTCCCACGGAATAATCTTCACCAGTACGCGAAAAAGCACCCACTCTCTTCTCAAGTGGATTAAGAGCAAAGCTTCCCTTCGAGATCTCGACATCAAGGCTGCAGTCTTAACAGGAGCGGGGTTCAGCAACCAAGGCAAACACATGACACAG AACGAGCAGAAGGAAGTGATCCAAAAGTTTCGTCAAGGCTCCCTGAATCTGCTCATCTCGACCAGCGTTGCCGAGGAAGGCTTGGACATCCCAGAATGCAACATTGTTGTTCGGTATGGCCTGATGACTAATGAAATATCCATGATGCAG GCAAGAGGCAGAGCCAGGGCGGAGGACAGCTGTTACTCCTTCTTGGCCGAATCGGGAGGGAAAGAGAGTCGAAGAGAAATGACCAATGAGGCGTTGGAGGATCTAATGAACCGAGCCATAAAATATGTTCAAGATATGCCAGAAGGAGAATACGTGGCTAAG ATTAAAGATCTGCAGAGGGAATCCCTCACTGAGCGATTGGTGAAACAAGCTAAAGAAGAGAGCAAAAAGAAGTTTTCACACGAGGACATCCGCTTGGATTGTCGGAACTGCAATGCCGCTGTTGCCTTTGGGAATGATTTACGTGTGGTGGAAGTGACTCTTCATGTGAATATTAACCCAAACTTTAA tgttTACTATGAAGAATATACAGAGCCTCTGGACTTGGGAAAGAAGATGGAGAACTGGGTTCCTGGAGGTTCCATCAGATGCCGATTTTGCAGG GCGCATTGGGGCCTGATAATAATCTACAGAGGAGTGTCCCTTCCCAGTATAAGCATCAAGAACTTTGTGCTCCAAACTCCTGAAGGTCCCAAAACGTGCAAACAATGGAAAAACGTTCCGTTCTCTTTGGAGTTGTTTGATTATAATGCGTACAATGAAGATGACTCTTCAGATACAGATGATGAGTGA